CGCGGCGGACGTCTTCCGCAAGGCGCTCAGGGCGCACGGCGTCCAGGTGGCGGGCGCCACCGAACGCGGCAGGACGCCCCCGGACGCCCGGACGGTCGCCACCCGCGACTCGATGCCGCTCTCCGAGCTCGCCAAGCCGTTCCTGAAGCTCAGCAACAACGTCATGGCCGAGACGCTCGTCAAGGCGATCGGCCGCGAGGTGCGGGGCGAGGGCACCTGGGAGGCGGGGCTGCCCGCCGTCACCGCGGAGCTCCGCCGCCTCGGCGTCGACACGTCCCGGATCGCCATGACCGACGGGTCGGGCCTGTCCCGCGGCAACCGCACGACGCCGGCGCAGCTCGCCGCGCTGCTGCGGAACGCCCGCCGGCAGCCGTGGTTCGCCGCCTGGCACGACGCGCTGCCCGTCGCGGGGCGGCCCGGCCCGCTGACCGGCGGGACGCTCGCCGGCCGGATGCGCGGCACGGCGGCCGCCGGGAACGTCCACGCCAAGACCGGCACCCTCACCGGAGTCACCGCGCTGTCGGGGTACGTCCGCGCCCCGGACGGCCGGACGCTGGTCTTCTCCAGCGTCGTCAACGGCTACTCGGGGGCCGCTCCCAAGGACGTCGAGGACCGGATCGCCGTGCGGCTCGCCGGCGGCGGAGCCGCGCGGACCGCCCTGCGGAGCCTCGCCCCGGCCGACGGCGGCGACCTCGAACCGTCCTGGGTCGCGGGCCGCCTGCCCTAGGCGGACGCCCCGGGAGGCCACGGTCTCTTGCCCCGTCAGTATCGGGGGTCGAGGTCGCGGAGGGCCGCGCAGGCCCGGGCGGCCATGGTGAGGAACATGGCGTCGCCGCGTTCGGTGGGGGTGCCGTAGGCGCAGCCCAAGACGGTGATGAGGGGGCCCTGCAGGAGGGCGAAGCGGTAGTCGTCCCAGCAGAGGTCCAGCGGGTAGCCGGTGACGCCGTGGGACAGGAGGCCCTCGTGGTAGCGGGCCACGAGCCGGTGCTCGTGGGCGCGGCGGTCCTCGGTGGTGAGGCTTGTGGCCAGGAAGTAGGACAGGTCGCGGGCGGGCAGGCCGACGGTCAGGGTCTGCCAGTCGACGGTCGTCGCCGTGTCCCCGTCCGGCGGGAAGAGGACGTTGTCGAGGCGGTAGTCGCCGTGGACGAGGGCGAACCGCTCGGGACGGGCGACGAGCCAGGGGCCAACGGCCTCGGTCGTCCGGCGCAGAGTGTCCCGGTCGACGAGGTCGAGGCGGTCGCCGAAGCGGTCGATGAACGTCTCGACGGCGGGGGCGTAGACCTCGGCCAGGGCGTCCGCGTCGGCGGCGGTGTTGTGGTGCAGGCCGTCGATGCCGAGGAGCGACTCGTCGCACCAGCGCGGGCCGTGGAGGCCCGCAAGAGCGAGCATGCAGGCGTCGGCCTGCCGGAGCGAGCAGCCGGCCAGCTGGTCGCCTTGAGCCGCCGGGGAGAGGTCTTCCAGGAGGAGGACGAAGTCGAAGGTGCCGAGGTCGATCTCGGCGTGGTGGCAGCGCGGCGTGCGGATCGCGACGGTGGGCGCGATGTCGCGGTAGAAGAGCACCTCGGTGCGGTAGGCGCCGCCGAGGAGGGCGCGGGCGGCGGGGTCGGCGGCGGGGAGCTTGGCGACCAGGGAGGCCGGAACGCCGGCGCCGGTCAGCGTGAGGCGGAAGCAGGCGCCGATCTGGCCGGTGCCGACGGGTTCGGCCGAGACCGTGCGGACCTCGGCCTTCAGGACGCCGGTGAGCCACTCCGGTGTCAGCCCGCCCGGAGTCACCGGCTGCGGCCCGGGTTGCGCGGACGGTCCGCGAGGCCGTCCGGGCGGACGCGGCGGTAGGCGTCGAGGACCGGGGCGAGCTCGGCGGGGGTCGCGCCGTGCAGGATCACGCCGTCGGCGCCCGCGGCGAACTGGTCGAGGACGCGGGCGGCGCACTGCTCGGGGGTGCCGGTGGCGGACGCGGCCAGCCATTCGTCCGGGAGCAGCCCGGCGACGTGCCGGAGGTCGCCGGGCGTCCCGATCACGTCGAAGGCGCCGGGGTAGCCGGCGACGAGGTCGTCGGCGCGGAAGCGCTCCAGGACGGCGGGATCCCAGCCGTTGACCCGCACCAGCAGGTCGCCGTAGCCCTGCAGGTAGGTGGCCAGGCGGCCGACGAGCTTGCGGAGGCGCAGCTCCTCGTCCAGGTGGTCGCCGACGGTGGCGAGGACCGACCAGACCCGCACGGAGTCCGGGTCGCGCCCGGCTTCGAGGGCCCCGCGGCGGACGGTCGCGACCGCCTTGGCCAGGGTCTCGTCGGTGAAGAAGGTGTGCAGGACGACGCCGTCCGCGACCCTGCCGGCGAACTCCAGGGTCCGGTCCCCCATCGCCGTGAGGATGATCGGGATGTCCTCGTCGAAGGACGGGTCCTGGCTGAGGTAGGGGAAGTTCCCGGCGGGTCCGTCGTGCCCGGCCACCGCCTCGCCGCGCCACAGGCGGCGCAGGACGCCGATGACGTCCTCGAGCTGCGCGGTGGTGACCCGCGGCAGGCCCATGACGTCGAAGAGCATGTCGAAGCCGCGGCCGAGGCCGAGGGCGAAGCGCCCGCCGGAGAGCCGGTGCAGGGTCGTCGCGAACGTCGCGGTCAGCAGCGGGTGCCGGGTGTTGTGGTTGGTGGCGGCGGTGGCGATCCCGATCCGCTCGCTCGCCGCGGCGGCGGCCCCGGACAGCGCGGCGGCCTCCTTGGTCGTGAACCGCTCGGACAGGAAGACCGACCCGAGTCCGAGGCGCTCGCCCTCGGCGACCTCGGCGAGCAGGTCGCGCGGCGTGGCGGAATGGCCGGCCAGCCCGTAGAACCCCAGTTCCGGAAGATCGTCCATGAGCGGTTCCTCACGTCAGGGCCGTCTCCCCGGCCGTCACGTGACCGGACCCTAGTCTGGACACCTGTCCGCATCAACCCCCCGCCCGGTCGTCACGCCCGGTCCCGGCCGCCCCGCCCGTGCCGCCCCGTCCTGGTCACGCGGTACGGGACGTGGCGTTTCAGGGGATGGCCGTCCGCCACGAGCGGATGGTCGAAGGCGAATTCGAGGGCGCGGCGGGCGGCCTCCCCGAAGGCGCAGAATCCGCGGTTCTGTTGCCGGTCGAGCGCCGATTGCTGGAGAATCCGGAGGGTATTTCCGATTCGGAAGGGCGCCGTTCATGGGAGAGAACTCGTCCCCGGCCGATCTCGGTCTCGACACCGGGGTTCCGCATTCCGCGAGGGTCTGGAACTACTGGCTGGGCGGCAAGGACAACTATCCGGTCGACCGGCAGGTGGGCGAGCAGGTCCGCGCGGTCTATCCCGAGATAGTGGAGGTCGCGCGCCATTCACGGGCCTTCCTGGGGCGGGCGGTGCGGCACCTGGCCGGTGAGGAGGGCGTCACCCAGTTCCTCGACATCGGCACCGGGCTGCCGACGGTCGACAACACCCACGAGGTCGCCCAGCGGGTCGACCCCTCGTGCCGCATCGTCTACGTCGACAACGACCCGCTGGTGCTGGTGCACGCCCGCGCGCTGCTGAAGAGCACCCCGGAGGGCGCCTGCGACTACCTCGACGCCGACGTCCGCGACCCCGCCGGCATCATCGAGCGCGCGTCCGCGACGCTCGACTTCGACCGGCCGATCGGGCTGATGATGCTCGGCATCCTCGGCAACGTGGAGGACGACGACGAGGCGCGGGCCATCCGCGACCACCTGGTCGGGGCGCTGCCGGGCGGCAGCTTCCTGGTGCTGGAGGACGGCACCGCCGCCGTGAACCCCGAGGCCGCCGCCAAGGCGGAGCGGACCCGCGCCGAGGCCGGCGACCCCTACAAGCTGCGGACGCCGGAGCAGATCGCGGGCTTCTTCGACGGCCTGGAGCTCCTGGAACCGGGAGTGGTGTCGGTGTCGCGCTGGCGTCCCGAGGCGATGCCCTGGGGAGAGCCGCCGATGGTCACGGCGTTCTGCGGCGTCGGCAGGAAGCCGGCCTGACCCGCCCGGGATCCGCGGGGGCCGCCCAGGATCCACCGGTGGCCGGGGCCCCCTCTCGCCGCCGGGTGCGGGGCACGGGGCGGCTCCTCGCGGCTCCGCCTCACCGCTTCACGGGGACGACGGCCACCGGGGCCTGCGCGTGGTGGGCGACCCCGTGGCTGGTCGACCCGAGCCGGGGCGCGTTCCAGCGGCGCTCCGGCGCGCCGACCACGAGGAGGCTCGCGCCGCGTGACCGGCTGGTCAGCGCCTTCACGGGGTGCTCCAGCACGACGTCCTCGACGCACTCGACCTCCGGGTGCTCGCTCCGCAGCCGCGCGCACGCCTCGGAGAGCCGCACCCGCAGCTCCGGTCGGGCGTCCTCGTCCTCGACCGTGTAACCCGCGTCGACGAGCGTGGTGGGCAGCTGCCACGCGTGGACGACCCGCAGGCGCGCCCCGCGCAGCCGCGCGGCGTCGAAGGCGTAGCCGAGGACCGCGTCGGTCTCCCTGCCCAGGTCGATCCCGGCGACGACCTCGCCCCTGTGCTGGACCTCGCCCCGGTCCTGCACGTCGCCGCGGACGATCACGACCGGGACGCTGCAGCGCGAGGCCATCTGCAGGCTGGTGGAGCCCAGCAGCATCCTGGCGAACCCGCCCCGGCCGCGCTTGCCCAGCACCAGCTCGAACGCGCCCGACGCCTCCCGCCGCAGGGCGTCCGCCGCGGAGTCGGCGACCACGGCCGTCGACGTCTCGACCTCGGGCCACCGCTCACGGAGGTGTTCGCCGGCCTTCTCCACCACGGCCTTGCCCGCGCGCCTCAGCCGCTCGGTCTTCTCGGCGGACGCGAACAGCGGCGGCTTCGGCACGGCGTGGACGATGTGGAGGGGACGTCCCCGCAGCTCGGCCTCGGCGGCGGCCCACTCCACGGCACGCTCCGACTCACCGGACCCGTCGGTGCCGACGACGATCGGTTCGGACATCGCGCTCTCCTCCTCGGCAGGCTCAGAACGAACGTCCCCAGATCGGAGCGGTAATCACGGGCGCGCCCGAACCGGGCCCTCCGGCGCCGAGGCAGGTGACCAAGGTCCCTACGGGACGGAACCCCGGGAGATCGAAGCTGGTAGCGGCAGGACGAATCGCATGAGGAGGCAGACGTTGCCCGGAACCGGACGGGAGCAGCCCGACATCCAGTTCACCACCGTCAACGACGTGTCGCGGGCCGAGGTGGACCGCGCCCGCGAGACGGTCGCCCGGGCACTGGCGCACGCGCCGCGCCCGGTCCTGTACGCCAAGGTCACGCTCAACAAGCTGCGGGACCCGGCCGTGCCGCGCCCCAACCTGGTGTCGGTCCGGGTCGACCTGAACGGCCGGCCGGTCAACGCCTACGCCTCGGGGATCACGATGGACGAGGCCATCGGACTGGCCTCCGTCCGGCTGCGGGCCCGCTTGGGGCACCTCGCCGGGTACTGGGAGGCGCGGCGGCGGCCGGTCCGCGGCGCCGCGACGACCGGCGGCCTCCGCACCGCGTCCGCGGGCGGACGGCACACCGGGCACAGGGAGCTTCACGATGCCTAGACAGATCACCACCGCGCATTCCGGGCCGTCCGTCCCCGTTCTGGAGCACCGGATCGCGGTACTGGAACGGCGGGTCGCGATGCTGACGGAGTCCGTCCGCGCGCTGGCCGCCGCGCTGGGGACCGTCCCGCCCCCGCCGGCGGACGGCGGCGACCACGACGACCGCGGCGACGGCGACGGCCTCGACGGCCTCGACGGCGGCACGGTGTCGGAGGCGCGGCCGGAGCCCGACCTGCTCCCGCTGGGCAAGTGACGGGCGACGGCGACCGGGAGGAGAGATGAAGGGCCGCATGGACCGGTGGCGCCGCCGTTTCGGCTTCGACACCAACAACCTGCGCCGCGACGTGGACCGGTTCCAGTGGAGGATCGGCCTGGTCCTGCTCGTGGCCTTCCTGACCGTCACGCCGCCCCTCACCGTCATCGTCGCGGGGCGGGTGTACGAGGCGGGCGAGCGGGCCGAGCGCCGGGCCGCGGAGACCTGGCGGCGGGTCGACGCCACCGTCGTGAAGGTCTCGCCCCTGCGGGCCGGGCACCGGGTCACCGTGACCTGGACCGAGCCGGACGGGACGCGGCGCGAAGGCGCGTTCACGCTCCGGGACCCCGCCGCAGTCGGGGACCCCGTCCCGGCGTGGGTCGCGGACGGCACGGTCGCGGCCGCCCCGCCCCACCGGCACGGGCTGACGGTCATCGACACGGCCGCCGCCGGGATCGGCGTCGTCCTGGCCATGGGGCTCTCCCTGTTCGGCCTGTACGCGCTCGTGCGGCGCCGCTGCGACCGGAGCCGCGACCGGCTCTGGGACGAGGCGTGGGCCCGCTTCGACAACAACCACAGCATCGGCCCCTGAGCCGCCCCGTCCCGCGCCCGGGCGCGGTCAGGCGGCCGGGACGATCGCGACCGTGCAGGGCGCGTGGTGCAGCATCGTCGAGCTGGTGGCGCCGAGCAGCAGCTCGTCCACGCCCCCGGCGCCCCGGTCGCCGACCACGAGCAGCGCGGCTCCGGGGGCCGCGCCCAGCAGCGCCTGCCGCGGACGCTCCAGCAGCACGGAGACCCGCACGCTCACCTTCGGGTAGAGCTCCCGCCAGACCCGGAGGGACTCTTCGGCCATGGCGGTCCGGACCCGGAGCAGCTCCTCCTTGTCGGCGAACAGCGGAAGCTCGGAATCCGGCACGGCGCCCGGTTCCCACGCCCCCCACACGACGTGAAGCTCCCGTTCCCGGAGGACGGCCTCCTCCACGGCGAAGCGGAGCGCGGCCTCCGCGCCCGGCGACCCGTCGACGCCCACGACGACGGGGCCGTCGCCGGCGGCGCCGCGCACCACGACCACCGGCCGGTGCGCCCGCGCCGGAAGCTCCACGGCCGTCGAACCGGCCGGCACCCGCCGCCGCTCGTGCGAGCCGATCACGATCAGCTCGGCGTCCCCGGACTCGCGCACCAGCGTCTCCGACACCGGCTCCCGGCGCAGCACCGTGCCCACCCGGCCCGGCGCGCCGAGCGCGCGCGCCCGCGCCGCGCCCTCGCTCAGGAGGTTCTCCCCCGCCCGCTCAATGATCGCCTGGGCGTTCTCGTCCACGTGCCCCGGCGGGTACGGCCAGTGCCAGCAGTAGCACATCACCAGGTCCAGCCCGCGGAGCCGCGCCTCCTCGACCGCCCAGCACAGCGCGGGCTCGTTCTCGTCGGTCCCGTCGTAGCCGAACAGGACGTTCGGCCGCTGGACCCTCGTCAATCCGGCCATCCGGCATGCCCCTTTCCTGGACGAGCCCCGGTTTCGTGGACGAGCCCCGGCACTCCCGCCCCTCAGGACGTGGGCACCAGGACGACGGGGCAGCGGGAATGGTGCAGGACCGCGTGGTTGACCCGCCCGAGCGCCATCCCGATCAGGCTCCTGCGGGGACGGGCCCCCACGACCACCAGCGCGGCGTTCTCCGACGCCTCCACCAGCGCCTGCTGCGCCGTGCGGTCCGACACGACGGGCTGGACGGTGACGTCCGGGAAGTCCTCGGTCATGCCGGCGACCGCCGCCGACAGCTCCATGCTCTCGATGACCCGCTGCCGCGGCGAGAACTCGCCGCCGACGGCGTGCAGCGCGACGACTCCGGCGCCGCGGGAGTCGGCCTCCGCGAAGGCCCACCGGACGGCGGCCTCCTCCCCGGGCTCCCCCTTGACCCCCAGCACCACCTGCGGCGGCGCGTCGGACGGGTAGGAGGACGGGCGGGTCACCACCATGACCGGGCACCGGGCGCGCGCCGCGACGTGGAGGCCGACCGACCCGAACAGCAGGCCCTCGAAGCCGCCCTGCCCGCGCGACCCGACGGCGATCAGCGCGGCCTCCTCACTGCCGTCCACGAGCGCGCTCCCCGGGTCCGTCTCGGCCAGCCGGGTTTCGATCTCGAGGCCGGGGTGGAGCTTGAGCGCGTACTGCCGCGCCTCGTCCAGCAGGGCCTGCCGCTCGGCGACCAGCCTCCGCAGCGCGTCGTCGGGGATCGCCCCGCCGGGCTCCAGGGCGCGCGAGCCGTGGACCAGGACCACCGGCAGGCCGCGGCGGACGGCGTGGTCCGCCGCCCAGTCCAGGGCGCGCCAGGCATGGGCGGAGCCGTCGATTCCCACGATGATCGGAGCCGCCATGGGGCGTCACCTCCAGCTCGACGTCACCTCAGACACTAGACGTCCCCGTTCCGGGGGCTCCGGAACGAAGGTCCCGGCCCGGAGGGACGAAGGTCACCGGTGCGGACGCGTCTCGCCGGGCAGGAAAGGGGTGACGAGGGCCGTTCCGGACAAGGGGGGACCATGCTGATCAGGAACGTCTACCGCACGACGCTCTTCGGCTGCCGGGCCGACGAGCCGCTGACCGAGGTGGCCCGGCAGATGGCCGACAAGGACGTCGGCTCCCTCGCCGTGTTCGACGGCGAGGAGCTCGCCGGGCTCATCACCGAGCGCGACCTGGTCAGGGCGCTGGCGGCAGGCCCGGACCCCGGCTCGGAGACCGCGGCCGCGCATGCCGCCACGCGGGTCCGGACCGCGTCCCTCGACGAGGACTCGCAGGACGTCGCCCAGCGGATGCTGGAGGCCGGCATCCGCCACCTGCCCGTGGAGGACGGCGGACGCCCGGTCGGGATGGTGTCGATGCGGGACCTGCTCGCGCTGGAGGTCTGGTCGGGCTGACCGCGCCCCGCTCACCCGTCCTCGCCCGGCTTCGGGTGGGAGGCCACCAGGGGCGTGTCGACGCCGAGGGGTCCGAGCTTGCTCGCGCCGCCGGGCGTGCCGAGCGGCTCGTCGCGGCCGGGCAGGGTCTCGGTGAAGAACCGCTCGTTGTCCTCCCTGTAGGGCTCCAGGGCCTTGGGGAGGTCGTCCTCGTAGTAGATCGCCTCCACCGGGCAGACCGGCTCGCAGGCGCCGCAGTCGACGCACTCGTCCGGGTGGATGTAGAGCGCGCGCTCCCCTTCGTAGATGCAGTCGACCGGGCACTCGTCGACACAGGCGCGGTCCATCACGTCGATGCAGGGCTCACCGATCACGTAGGTCACGGCGGTTCACCTCGGTCCCGTTCTCTCGGCCTCCATTTTCCACAATTTACATTGTATTAACAGCCAAACCGGGCGGCCGTCCCGGGGTCAGGTCGCCAGGGCCACCCCGAGGGCGACGAGCACGAGGGTCAGGACGCCGATGAACGCCCGCAGCACGCCCGCGGCACGGGCTCCCCTGCGCACCCGGGCGGCGCGCTGCCCGTCCTCGGGGGCGTCCAGGGCGCTGCGGCGCAGGCGGGTCATCCGCCGCGCCTGGACGACGCCGGTGAGAAGGGCGGCCACCAGGGCCGCGGCCACGACGGCGGAGGCGCCGACCACGCCGTCCCACGGCCGGCCGTGGACCAGCGCCGCGCCGCTGCCGAGGGCCAGCGCCAGCGCGGCCCCGCCCACGACCCCGTAGGCCCGGCCGAGCGCGCGGAAGAACGCGACCCGGTCGCCGGGAGCCAGCGTGCGGGCGCTCACCCGCGCGACGACGACGATCGCGACGAACCCGCCGACCCACACGGACGTCGCGAGAACGAGGACGCCCGCGAGCGCCGCCTCGACCCCATCGGACATGCCTGCCTCCGTATCGCTGTCGGAACTCGCTATCGCTGTCGGAACTCGCTTCCACCGGATCCGCCCGGCGGCCCGCGCCCGGCCCGGGCTGCGCCTCAGGCCCGCGCCTGCCGGCAGACCCATCCCTCGGGGAGCCGGCCGGTCGCGAGGAGATCGCGCAGGCGGTCGAGGACCTCGGGCTTGAGCACCGCGTCGGCCTGCGGGTACAGGATCGGCTCCTCCTTGGAGTTGTGCCGGTCCAGCAGTTCGAGCAACTCGTCGCACATCTCGCGCGCCCCGCCGTCCGCGGGGCCGCGGGCGACCGCGGCGTCCAGGCGGTCCATCGCCCGCCAGATCTCGCCGTGCTCGCGCAGCATGACGAGCACCGGCGCCATGAGCCCCGCGTCCCGCAGCGGCGGGAACAGGAACTCCTCTTCGAGGTAGATGTGGCGGCGCAGCGCCTCCATGGCGCGCGTCAGCGGCGCGGTGTCCTCTTCGCCCTTCGCCAGGGCGGCGGTAAAGGCCTCGATGCCCTCGTCGATCTCGCGGTGCTCGCGCTCCAGCGCCGCGGACAGTGCTCGGCTCTCCATCTGACGCCTCCTCCTCGGCGCCCTCCAGCGTACGGCTTTTTGCCAGATCAGTCTTGTTTTTACAAAGAGAACAGTGAAAATGTGACGGCGCCGACACCGGGCGGCGGGTCGTGGCAGCCTGGTGCACGTGACCGTGGAAGCCGGGGGCCGGAGGGCGATGGGCAGGCCGCGCGCGACCTCGCCGGCCGCGCTGGAGCGGCGCGCCTTCGAGCTGTTCGCCCGCCAGGGCTTCGACGAGACGACGGTGGACGACATCGCCGCCGCCGCGGGCATCGCCCGCCGGACGTTCTTCCGCTACTTCGCGTCCAAGAACGACCTCGTGTGGGGCGACTTCGAGGGGCAGCTGCGGCGGCTGCGCGCGCTGCTCGACGAGACCGACCCGCGCACGCCGACGATGGACGCGGTGCGCCGGGCCGTGGTGGAGTTCAACCGCTTCGACCCGCGGGAGGTGCCGTGGCACCGCCAGCGCATGGAGCTCATCCTGCGGGTGCCGACCCTCCAGGCGGACGCCACCCTGCGGTACGCGTCCTGGCGGCGGATCATCACCGAGTTCACGGCCGCGCGGACCGGTCTGCCCCCGACGGCGCGGGTCCCCCGGCTCGCCGGTCACCTCGTCCTCGCCGCCGCGGTCTCCGCCTACGAGCACTGGCTGGCGTCCGACGAGCGGACGTCGCTTTCAGACCTGCTGGACGAGGCGATCCGGCACCTGGGCGCCGGTCTGGCGGCGGTGCTGGACGGCGCCGAGCCCGCGCCCTGACGGCCGCGTGTCCCCGCGCGGACCCGACCGCGTTCCCCGCACGGGCTCAGCCGCGCTCCTCGCACGGGCTCAGCCGCGCTCCTCGCACGGAGTCAGCCGCGCTCCTCGCACGGAGTCAGCCGCGCTCCTCGCGCATGGCGCGGGCGACGACCTCGCCGATCAGGACGGCCGTGGCCGCCGGTCCGCGCAGCGGGGCGACCGGCAGGATCGAGGTGTCGGCCACCCGGAGCCCCTCCAGGCCGAGGACCCTGCCGCCGGCGTCGACCGCGGACCCCATCGGGACGGTGCCGCAGGTGTGCTGGCAGGTGCCGAGCCGGGCGCGGACCCACGCGTCCAGCGCGCGGTCGTCCCCCAGCGTCCGCGCGTCCGGCCCGGTGAGGCCCCGCGAGACCTCCGCGAAGGCCGCGGTGGACGCCACGGCGGCCGCGGCCCGCACCGCCTCCCGCATCCGCCGCCGGTCGTCCTCCGTCTCCAGGTACCCGTACTCGACGCGGGGCGGGACGCCGGGGTCGGCCGAGACGGTCCGCAGCCCGCCGGTCCGGCGCGGCGCCTGCGCCGAGACGAGGAAGGGCAGCGGCGCGCCGGGCGCCGTGACCGTCCCGCCGGTCAGGCCGGGGGCCGGCAGCAGCGCCAACGGCACCAGGGACTGGAGGATCTCCAGGTCGCCCGCCTCGTGGCCGCCGGTGGAGGGCAGATGGAGCGCCCCGCCGAGCCACGAGGACGCCGGAGCGGGCATCGGCCGGCGGGGCGTCCACTCCACGATCACCTGGGGATGGTCACTGAGGGCGACGCCGACGGAGGGCAGGTCGTGCACGACCCGGATGCCGCCGCGCTCCAGGTCCGCGGCAGGGCCCACCCCCGACAGATGGAGCAGGTGCGGTGAGGCGAGCGCTCCCGCGCACAGCACGATCTCGTCCGCCTCCAGGGTCACCGGCCGCCCGTCCAGCTCGGCCACCGCCCCGGCCGCCCGGCCCCGGTCGATGATCAGCGACCGGACCGCGCAGCCGCCGAGGACGGTGAGGTTGGGGCGGTGCGCGGCGGCGAGCAGGTAGGCGATCGCGGTGTTGGCGCGGCGCCCGTCCCGGACGTTCGACGGGACCGGGCCGAAGCCGGGCGCGCCCTGGGCGTTCTTGTCGGGCTCGCCCGGGCGGCCCAGCTCGCGGGCGGCGGCCTCGAACGCCGCGGCGGCGGGGTGGCCGGACGGGTCGGCGCGCCCGACCGGCACGGGGCCCCGGTCACCGTGCTCCGGTGCGTCCCCGAAGTCGAGATCGGTCTCCAGGGCGCGGAGGAGGGGCAGCACCCGTTCGTAGGACCAGCGGTCGTCGCCCGCGGCGGCCGCCCAGCGGTCGAAGTCCTCGCGGCGGGCCCGCACGAAGTAGCCGCCGTTGACGGTGGTCGACCCGCCGAGGAAGCGCCCCCGGGGCGCCGTGTAGGGCGTGCCGGGCGCCAGCAGGACCGGGACCGCGCGGACGGCGGCGCCGCCCAGCCGGGCGCCGGGGACGAACCGCGCGTCCAGCAGGTCGGCCGGGAACTCCGCGGGGACGCGCGGCGCGGGACCGGCCTCCGCGACGAGGACCTCGCGGCCGGGGTCCTCGCTGAGCCTGGCCGCCAGAACGGCGCCGCTGCCGCCCGCCCCCACCACGAGCACGTCGGCGCGCCGGTCCATGACGGGCCCCCTATCTTTTTGGCACTCGATGCATTTAGTATCTTCCCCCAAGTCGGACAAGGAGGACCCATGGACGCCAACGCAGCTGAGAACCCGACGACGGCCCCGGCCGACGGCATCGCCGAGGAGGCGGAGCTCGCCGAGTCGCTGATCGAGGAGGTCTCGATCGACGGCATGTGCGGCGTGTACTAGCCGATGCCGGGCATCGACCTCGACCGCGCCTGGGACCTGCACCCGCAGGTCTCGGTGCGGCCCGAGCCCTTCGGGGCGCTGCTCTACCACTTCGGCACGCGCAGGCTGTCGTTCCTGAAGGACCGCCGCCTGCTCGACGTCGTCCGGTCGCTGGGCGACGCGCCCACCGCCCGGGACGCCTGCGCGGCGGCCGGCGTGCCCGCCTCGGACCTGTCCCGCTACCGCGCGGCGCTCGGCGCGCTCGCCCGGTCCGCGATGCTCGTCGAAAGGACGCCATGACCACCCCCGCGACGCCCGCCCCCACGACCCCGGCGCCCGGCGGGACGCCCGCCGCCGGGACGCGGCTGGTCGACCTGTTCGAGCACGGCCTCGACGCGCCGATCTGCCTCACCTGGGAGCTCACCTACGCCTGCAACCTGTCGTGCGCGCACTGCCTGTCCAGCTCGGGGCGCCGCGACCCGCGCGAGCTGACCACCGACGAGGCCAAGGCCGTCATCGACGAGCTGCAGGCCATGCAGGTCTTCTACGTCAACATCGGCGGCGGCGAGCCGACCGTGCGTCCCGACTTCTGGGAGCTGCTCGACTACGCCACCGCCCACGACGTGGGCGTGAAGTTCTCCACGAACGGCGTCCGGATCACCCCGGAGGCGGCGCGGCGCCTCGCGGCCGACGACTACGTGGACGTGCAGATCTCGCTGGACGGCGCGACCGCCGAGGTGAACGACGCGGTCCGCGGGCCCGGCTCCTACGACACCGCCATGCGGGCGATGCGCAACCTCGCCGACGCCGGCATGAAGAACTTCAAGCTGTCGGTCGTCTGCACCCGGCACAACATCCCGCAGATGGACGCGTTCAAGGCGATCGCCGACGAGCACGGCGCCCAGCTGCGGCTGACCCGGCTGCGCCCGTCCGGCCGGGGCGTCGACGTGTGGGACGAGCTGCACCCCACCCCCGCGCAGCAGCGCGAGCTGTACGACTGGCTGCTCGCCCACGGCGAGAACGTCCTGACCGGCGACTCGTTCTTCCACCTGTCGGCGTTCGGGGAGCCGCTGCCGGGGCTGAACCTGTGCGGCGCCGG
The sequence above is drawn from the Actinomadura hallensis genome and encodes:
- the mftA gene encoding mycofactocin precursor MftA (Mycofactocin is a small molecule electron carrier derived from the final two amino acids, Val-Tyr, of MftA, the mycofactocin precursor. It plays a role in redox homeostasis and the metabolism of alcohols and aldehydes in Actinobacteria, including Mycobacterium tuberculosis.), with the protein product MDANAAENPTTAPADGIAEEAELAESLIEEVSIDGMCGVY
- the mftB gene encoding mycofactocin biosynthesis chaperone MftB (MftB, a small protein, is a peptide chaperone that assists the radical SAM enzyme MftC in performing two modifications to the C-terminal Val-Tyr dipeptide of the mycofactocin precursor peptide, MftA. MftB's role is analogous to the role of PqqD in the biosynthesis of PQQ, a cofactor that derives entirely from a Tyr and a Glu in the precursor PqqA.) codes for the protein MPGIDLDRAWDLHPQVSVRPEPFGALLYHFGTRRLSFLKDRRLLDVVRSLGDAPTARDACAAAGVPASDLSRYRAALGALARSAMLVERTP
- the mftC gene encoding mycofactocin radical SAM maturase (MftC is a radical SAM/SPASM enzyme that catalyzes the first two steps in biosynthesis of the electron carrier mycofactocin from the terminal Val-Tyr dipeptide of the precursor peptide MftA.) translates to MTTPATPAPTTPAPGGTPAAGTRLVDLFEHGLDAPICLTWELTYACNLSCAHCLSSSGRRDPRELTTDEAKAVIDELQAMQVFYVNIGGGEPTVRPDFWELLDYATAHDVGVKFSTNGVRITPEAARRLAADDYVDVQISLDGATAEVNDAVRGPGSYDTAMRAMRNLADAGMKNFKLSVVCTRHNIPQMDAFKAIADEHGAQLRLTRLRPSGRGVDVWDELHPTPAQQRELYDWLLAHGENVLTGDSFFHLSAFGEPLPGLNLCGAGRVVCLIDPVGDVYACPFAIHDEFLAGNIRQPGGFTRIWRESELFQDLRRPQNGGACSSCSFYGTCKGGCMAAKFFTGLPLDGPDPECVQGHGEKLLAGRPEDRSGIPRPSVDRSHRTAPARRSRPVPVTLLSRPPERPPVSACEENPLAGLRIP